Proteins encoded in a region of the Paenibacillus sp. W2I17 genome:
- a CDS encoding GNAT family N-acetyltransferase: protein MLIRRAREGDAQGIAHVHTESWKTTYRGIVPDDFLDHLTIESRLPQWEKTIRSGEKDQILVVAEQDDGNIVGFACGGKEREGKLPYDGELYAIYLLKEVQQTGIGQQLATHVVHHLQTHNMKRLIIWALERNSACRFYEKMGGTPVQTQSLRIGGQDLIEVGYGWEDLSLFGEKSLPDR from the coding sequence ATGCTGATCAGGCGGGCGCGGGAAGGGGATGCGCAAGGAATAGCCCATGTACATACAGAGAGTTGGAAAACAACGTATCGGGGAATTGTGCCTGACGATTTTTTGGATCATTTGACTATAGAATCAAGATTGCCCCAGTGGGAGAAGACCATTCGTTCTGGCGAAAAGGATCAGATCCTGGTGGTAGCTGAACAGGATGATGGGAACATTGTCGGATTTGCTTGTGGGGGTAAGGAGCGTGAAGGAAAATTACCTTATGATGGAGAGTTGTACGCCATATATTTGCTGAAGGAAGTGCAACAAACGGGGATAGGTCAGCAACTGGCGACACATGTCGTTCATCATCTGCAGACCCACAATATGAAACGTTTGATCATATGGGCTTTGGAGCGTAATTCAGCTTGTCGCTTCTATGAAAAGATGGGAGGCACTCCAGTCCAGACACAGTCCCTCCGCATTGGTGGTCAAGATCTGATCGAAGTTGGCTACGGATGGGAAGACTTGAGCCTCTTTGGAGAGAAGAGCCTGCCTGACAGATGA